From a single Nocardioides sp. dk884 genomic region:
- a CDS encoding Type 1 glutamine amidotransferase-like domain-containing protein: protein MNDSLASVHLVGGGADCPNAADLAGAFAVEATNHAKTDAPPHLALVMVDVDGRADQFRPAYTAALDSHIPGGFEYLDIRLDGGPWRDGSVFREVDGIVVAGGPTALYHAGLSHLSVVIKDALADRVPYLGFSAGAMIAANTALLGGWRDHGRVMCDEDWSEGFDELTLAPGLGLVDFTVDVHATQGGLLSRACAAALHPECGRVAAIDEATVLSVPENADTPHQGQRRGDGFVWWLEASDGTLNTRRLT from the coding sequence ATGAATGACAGCCTCGCGAGTGTTCACCTGGTAGGCGGCGGCGCGGACTGCCCCAATGCCGCCGACCTGGCAGGCGCGTTCGCGGTCGAGGCCACCAACCACGCCAAGACAGATGCGCCGCCACACCTTGCCCTTGTGATGGTCGACGTTGACGGGCGCGCCGACCAGTTCCGGCCCGCGTACACCGCCGCGCTCGACAGCCACATCCCTGGTGGTTTCGAGTACCTCGACATCCGCCTCGATGGGGGCCCATGGCGCGACGGCTCGGTGTTCCGGGAGGTCGACGGCATCGTGGTCGCAGGTGGCCCGACCGCCCTCTACCACGCTGGTCTGAGCCACCTCTCCGTCGTGATCAAGGACGCGCTTGCAGACCGAGTCCCCTACCTTGGCTTCTCTGCCGGAGCGATGATCGCCGCCAACACGGCACTTCTGGGCGGCTGGCGTGACCATGGACGCGTCATGTGCGATGAGGACTGGTCGGAGGGCTTCGACGAACTTACGCTGGCCCCCGGCTTGGGGCTGGTCGACTTCACGGTCGACGTGCACGCCACACAGGGCGGGCTTCTTAGCCGTGCATGCGCCGCCGCGCTCCACCCCGAGTGTGGGCGAGTAGCCGCGATTGACGAGGCAACCGTGCTGTCGGTCCCCGAGAACGCCGACACGCCACATCAGGGACAGCGTCGAGGGGACGGGTTCGTCTGGTGGCTCGAAGCCAGTGACGGAACCCTTAACACGCGCCGACTCACCTGA
- a CDS encoding HNH endonuclease signature motif containing protein — protein MASPDIPDCGSPAAVLAFARQRRADAHAAEVDVVRAALAWADLHPAESVEPGPVFGWELVVPLAGEGAPEVAEFAPMELGAALGISTDSARGLMADALELAHRLKRTWRLVQAGKVPLWKARRLAQLTHKLSLDGATYVDRRLAAVAGKVGLVTLARLVDEAQAMFDPNAAEKARLAAAESRRFNVHTEGANHDGTIHVEGDLDLADALDLEAAIAQRAEELHQLGSIESLDVRRSIAAGELARRCLGLDHATEDGSASGTTSVVKPRRVVIHVHLSAAAISRDEAGVAHVDETRSVISTDQVRDWCGNPDTEVVIKPVIDLDEHHHTDAYAIPDRMAEQLHLTQPSCAFPWCDRPSRRCDTDHVTAHDKSGSDGNAGPTCSCNLAPLCRRHHRAKTHTAWTYDKADTATYLWRSPHGLHLAKHRGETRLVTAHSPGR, from the coding sequence ATGGCCTCCCCCGACATCCCCGACTGCGGCTCCCCCGCCGCCGTGCTGGCGTTCGCGCGGCAGCGACGGGCCGACGCCCACGCGGCCGAGGTCGACGTCGTACGGGCCGCTCTGGCGTGGGCCGACCTGCATCCCGCGGAGTCGGTCGAGCCCGGTCCCGTGTTCGGGTGGGAGCTCGTGGTTCCGCTCGCCGGCGAGGGCGCCCCGGAGGTGGCGGAGTTCGCCCCGATGGAGCTCGGCGCCGCACTCGGCATCTCCACCGACTCCGCCCGGGGCCTGATGGCCGACGCCCTCGAGCTGGCCCACCGGTTGAAGCGGACCTGGCGGCTGGTGCAGGCCGGCAAGGTCCCGCTGTGGAAGGCCCGCCGCCTGGCGCAGCTCACCCACAAGCTCTCCCTCGACGGCGCCACCTACGTCGACCGTCGGCTGGCCGCGGTCGCCGGCAAGGTCGGGCTGGTCACCCTCGCCCGGCTCGTCGACGAGGCTCAGGCGATGTTCGACCCCAACGCCGCGGAGAAGGCACGGTTGGCTGCGGCCGAGTCGCGGCGGTTCAACGTGCACACGGAAGGTGCGAACCACGACGGCACCATCCATGTCGAGGGCGACCTCGACCTGGCCGACGCGCTCGACCTCGAGGCTGCGATCGCGCAGCGCGCCGAGGAGCTGCATCAGCTCGGGTCCATCGAGTCCCTCGACGTGCGGCGCTCCATCGCCGCCGGCGAGCTCGCCCGCCGCTGCCTCGGCCTCGACCATGCCACCGAGGACGGCAGTGCGTCCGGGACCACGTCTGTCGTGAAGCCCCGGCGGGTCGTCATCCATGTCCACCTCTCCGCGGCCGCGATCTCCCGCGACGAGGCCGGGGTCGCCCACGTGGACGAGACCAGGTCCGTCATCTCGACCGACCAGGTCCGCGACTGGTGCGGCAACCCCGACACCGAGGTCGTGATCAAGCCGGTCATCGACCTCGACGAGCACCACCACACCGACGCCTACGCCATCCCCGACCGGATGGCAGAACAACTCCACCTCACCCAGCCGAGCTGCGCCTTCCCCTGGTGCGACCGGCCCTCCCGACGCTGCGACACCGACCACGTCACCGCCCACGACAAGAGCGGATCCGACGGGAACGCCGGCCCGACCTGCAGCTGCAACCTCGCCCCACTCTGTCGCCGACACCATCGGGCGAAAACACACACCGCGTGGACCTACGACAAGGCCGACACCGCGACGTACCTCTGGCGATCACCCCACGGGCTCCACCTCGCGAAGCACCGCGGCGAGACCCGACTCGTGACCGCGCACTCACCCGGGCGATGA
- a CDS encoding MFS transporter encodes MTETRSTPPAADQPGEGTAEASGLSPNLGRALVLISVAQLMLVLDGTITNIALPSISRDLGMTAAGLTWVVTIYALTFGGLLLLGGRLGDLLGRRRTFTIGLGTFALASLLGGCATEGWMLLGARALQGAGAALASPAALSLITTNFPAGPARNKAMGVFAGMSGIGAAVGLLLGGFLTGIDSIFGFEVTGWRLTLWINAPIGLVAALLAPRWLSESERNRNRLDVPGALTATLGLLGVVYGLSRAGEAEHGWDDPWALAALAAGVALLVAFVVLERRVAHPLLPLRIVLDRTRGTSFAAMFFASGAMFAMFYFNGQFVQRILGYEPLHTGVAFLPFSVGVMVGAVISSKLVVRYGVRYITGTGTLMASAALYGFSRYDVDDSPAAVLRSLAPGADALGADVSYWTSIFPFLLLMGVGMGMTFVPMTLTAVHAVRREDAGVGSGVLNTVQQVAGALGLAVLGTVSLFFVNRTSDRVEGPLREGLRAAGVDPDASVPGGSLSNIDAALYTATYTDGATNALQVAALLMLLASLIIWTFLRISPEDLGGRTVPEVEGADA; translated from the coding sequence GTGACCGAGACCCGCTCCACCCCACCCGCCGCCGACCAGCCGGGGGAGGGCACCGCCGAGGCCTCCGGCCTCTCGCCCAACCTGGGCCGCGCGCTCGTGCTGATCTCGGTGGCCCAGCTGATGCTGGTCCTCGACGGCACCATCACCAACATCGCCCTGCCGAGCATCTCCCGCGACCTCGGGATGACCGCCGCGGGGCTGACCTGGGTGGTCACGATCTACGCCCTCACCTTCGGCGGGTTGCTGCTGCTCGGCGGCCGCCTCGGTGACCTGCTCGGACGCCGACGCACCTTCACCATCGGCCTCGGCACGTTCGCGCTCGCCTCGCTGCTCGGCGGCTGCGCCACCGAGGGCTGGATGCTCCTCGGCGCTCGCGCGCTCCAGGGCGCCGGCGCGGCCCTCGCCTCGCCGGCGGCGCTGTCGCTGATCACCACCAACTTCCCCGCCGGCCCCGCGCGCAACAAGGCGATGGGCGTCTTCGCCGGCATGTCCGGCATCGGCGCCGCGGTCGGGCTGCTCCTCGGCGGCTTCCTGACCGGTATCGACAGCATCTTCGGCTTCGAGGTCACCGGCTGGCGGCTGACGCTGTGGATCAACGCGCCGATCGGCCTGGTCGCCGCCCTGCTCGCACCGCGCTGGCTCAGCGAGTCCGAGCGCAACCGCAACCGCCTCGACGTGCCCGGCGCGCTCACCGCGACCCTCGGCCTGCTCGGCGTGGTCTACGGCCTCTCCCGCGCCGGCGAGGCCGAGCACGGCTGGGACGACCCGTGGGCCCTCGCCGCCCTGGCCGCCGGCGTCGCGCTGCTGGTGGCGTTCGTCGTCCTCGAGCGCCGGGTGGCTCACCCGCTGCTGCCGCTGCGGATCGTGCTGGACCGCACCCGTGGCACCAGCTTCGCCGCGATGTTCTTCGCCTCCGGCGCGATGTTCGCGATGTTCTACTTCAACGGCCAGTTCGTGCAGCGCATCCTCGGCTACGAGCCGCTGCACACCGGCGTCGCGTTCCTGCCGTTCTCGGTCGGCGTGATGGTCGGCGCGGTGATCTCCTCCAAGCTGGTCGTGCGGTACGGCGTCCGCTACATCACCGGCACCGGCACCCTGATGGCCTCCGCCGCGCTCTACGGGTTCTCCCGCTACGACGTCGACGACTCCCCCGCCGCGGTCCTGCGCAGCCTGGCACCCGGCGCCGACGCCCTGGGCGCCGACGTGTCCTACTGGACCTCGATCTTCCCGTTCCTGCTGCTCATGGGCGTCGGCATGGGCATGACCTTCGTGCCGATGACCCTCACGGCCGTCCACGCCGTACGCCGCGAGGACGCCGGGGTCGGCTCGGGCGTGCTCAACACCGTGCAGCAGGTCGCGGGCGCACTGGGCCTCGCGGTCCTCGGCACCGTGTCGCTGTTCTTCGTCAACCGCACCAGCGACCGCGTCGAGGGCCCGTTGCGCGAGGGCCTGCGCGCCGCCGGCGTCGACCCGGACGCCTCCGTGCCCGGCGGCAGCCTGAGCAACATCGACGCCGCGCTCTACACCGCGACCTACACCGACGGCGCCACGAACGCCCTCCAGGTCGCGGCGCTGCTGATGCTCCTCGCGTCGCTGATCATCTGGACCTTCCTCCGGATCAGCCCCGAGGACCTCGGCGGGCGGACCGTGCCGGAGGTCGAGGGCGCGGACGCCTGA
- a CDS encoding MFS transporter, giving the protein MSDAATTAEPTGSGTARHLGWALVLISVAQLMVVLDGTIVNIALPYIQADLAISEANLTWVVTGYALAFGSLLLLGGRLGDLYGRRRIFTIGLIVFGVASLLGGLATNEGLLLAARALQGLGAALASPAALALITTTFPAGPQRNRAFAVYAAMSGAGAAVGLLLGGWLTGLDGVLGLDVEGWRLTLLVNTPIGLAAAFLAPRFLAESESHRGELDLAGAVLGTLGLLGVVYGVSRAGEPDHGWTDPWTLASLGAGVVLLAVFLVVERRVAHPLLPARVFMDRTRAASYAAMFLAPAAMFAMFFYLTRYTQVVMDYSPIRAGVAFLPFCVGIVVAAGLASNLVNRIDPRYIAGVGTLMAAGGLFGFSRIPYDTTYPVSDVQASYATDVLPFILLMSLGMGATFVPLTLTAVHRLRPEETGIGSGVLNTMQQVGGALGLSVLATLASDVFTERGAELAGAAERAMAAGGPRPSEAELAAMQALSANQVFAEGATHAFLVGSAMMLLASAVVFTLLRVRHEELATEDAPVAAH; this is encoded by the coding sequence ATGTCTGACGCCGCCACCACCGCGGAGCCCACCGGTTCCGGCACCGCCCGTCACCTGGGCTGGGCCCTGGTGCTGATCTCGGTCGCGCAGCTGATGGTCGTCCTCGACGGCACCATCGTGAACATCGCGCTGCCCTACATCCAGGCCGACCTGGCGATCTCCGAGGCCAACCTGACCTGGGTGGTCACCGGGTACGCGCTGGCCTTCGGCAGCCTGCTGCTGCTCGGCGGGCGGCTCGGCGACCTCTACGGACGCCGCCGGATCTTCACGATCGGCCTGATCGTCTTCGGGGTCGCGTCCCTGCTCGGCGGCCTGGCCACCAACGAGGGACTGCTGCTCGCCGCCCGGGCGCTGCAGGGTCTCGGCGCCGCGCTCGCGTCGCCCGCGGCCCTCGCCCTGATCACCACGACCTTCCCGGCCGGACCGCAGCGCAACCGCGCGTTCGCGGTGTACGCCGCGATGTCCGGCGCCGGCGCCGCGGTCGGGCTGCTGCTCGGCGGCTGGCTGACCGGCCTGGACGGCGTGCTGGGCCTGGACGTCGAGGGCTGGCGCCTCACCCTGCTCGTCAACACCCCGATCGGGCTGGCCGCCGCATTCCTGGCCCCGCGCTTCCTCGCCGAGTCCGAGAGCCACCGCGGCGAGCTCGACCTCGCCGGCGCGGTGCTCGGCACCCTCGGCCTGCTCGGCGTGGTGTACGGCGTGAGCCGGGCCGGCGAGCCGGACCACGGGTGGACCGACCCCTGGACCCTGGCCAGCCTGGGCGCCGGTGTGGTCCTGCTCGCGGTGTTCCTGGTCGTGGAGCGCCGGGTGGCCCACCCGCTGCTGCCGGCCCGGGTGTTCATGGACCGCACCCGCGCCGCGAGCTATGCGGCGATGTTCCTGGCACCGGCGGCGATGTTCGCGATGTTCTTCTACCTCACCCGGTACACCCAGGTCGTCATGGACTACTCCCCGATCCGCGCGGGCGTCGCGTTCCTGCCGTTCTGCGTCGGGATCGTGGTCGCGGCCGGCCTCGCCTCGAACCTGGTCAACCGGATCGACCCGCGCTACATCGCCGGTGTCGGCACCCTGATGGCCGCCGGCGGGCTCTTCGGGTTCTCCCGGATCCCCTACGACACGACGTACCCGGTGAGCGACGTGCAGGCGTCGTACGCCACCGACGTGCTGCCGTTCATCCTGCTGATGTCGCTGGGCATGGGCGCGACGTTCGTGCCGCTGACCCTGACCGCCGTGCACCGCCTGCGCCCCGAGGAGACCGGCATCGGCTCGGGCGTCCTCAACACCATGCAGCAGGTTGGCGGCGCGCTCGGCCTCTCGGTGCTCGCGACGCTCGCCAGCGACGTGTTCACCGAGCGCGGCGCCGAGCTGGCCGGGGCCGCCGAGCGGGCCATGGCGGCCGGCGGGCCCCGCCCGAGCGAGGCGGAGCTCGCGGCGATGCAGGCTCTCAGCGCGAACCAGGTGTTCGCCGAGGGCGCCACCCACGCCTTCCTCGTCGGCTCCGCGATGATGCTCCTCGCCTCAGCGGTGGTCTTCACGCTCCTGCGGGTGCGCCACGAGGAGCTCGCCACCGAGGACGCCCCCGTCGCCGCGCACTGA
- the ligA gene encoding NAD-dependent DNA ligase LigA, translating into MSDPTPATEEAREQHRALAEEIEDARWRYYVLDAPTLDDADFDRRMRRLEELEEQFPELRTPDSPTQKVGGAVSTEFTAVDHLRRMESLDNAFSFEELEAWYARLGRDGVAEPDLLCELKVDGLAINLLYENGRLVRALTRGDGRTGEDVTPNVRTIEAIPDRLAATEEFPVPALIEVRGEVFLPVEAFERLNESMTEAGKPVFANPRNAAAGSLRQKDPRVTATRALGMVCHGIGERRGFEPKAQSHAYRALAAWGLPVSEQVRVVPTLREVEAYIDNAGANRHTIVPYEIDGVVVKVDDVSLQRRLGSTSRAPRWAIAFKYPPEEVNTELLEIRVNVGRTGRVTPYAVMVPTRVAGSTVENATLHNYYEVERKDVRPGDTVILRKAGDVIPEVLGPVLAMRPEGLPAWVGPTECPACGTPLVEQKEGDKDRRCPNHEKCPAQVRERVFHVAGRGAFDIEGLGYEAATALLDAHVIDNEGDVFDLTADQLRQAPLFTRAPKKGEEGPQLTANGAKLLANLAERKQVPLWRVLVALSIRHVGPTAARALATEFGSMVAIRAASEEQLAAAEGVGPTIAEAVIEWFKEPWHVEIVEKWERAGVTMADERDESVPRTLEGLTIVVTGSLEDFSRDSAKEAILARGGKASGSVSKKTDYVVIGENAGSKADKAEQLGLTILDEAGFKTLLEGGPAAL; encoded by the coding sequence ATGAGCGACCCCACCCCGGCCACCGAGGAGGCCCGCGAGCAGCACCGTGCGCTGGCCGAGGAGATCGAGGACGCGCGCTGGCGCTACTACGTCCTCGACGCACCCACGCTGGACGACGCGGACTTCGACCGGAGGATGCGTCGCCTGGAGGAGCTCGAGGAGCAGTTCCCCGAGCTGCGCACCCCCGACAGCCCCACCCAGAAGGTCGGCGGCGCGGTCTCCACGGAGTTCACCGCCGTCGACCACCTGCGCCGCATGGAGAGCCTCGACAACGCGTTCTCCTTCGAGGAGCTCGAGGCGTGGTACGCCCGCCTCGGCCGCGACGGCGTGGCCGAGCCCGACCTGCTGTGCGAGCTCAAGGTCGACGGCCTGGCGATCAACCTGCTCTACGAGAACGGCCGGCTGGTGCGCGCGCTCACCCGCGGCGACGGCCGCACCGGCGAGGACGTCACCCCCAACGTCCGCACCATCGAGGCGATCCCGGACCGGCTGGCCGCCACCGAGGAGTTCCCGGTCCCGGCGCTGATCGAGGTCCGCGGCGAGGTGTTCCTGCCCGTGGAGGCCTTCGAGCGGCTCAACGAGTCGATGACCGAGGCCGGCAAGCCGGTCTTCGCCAACCCGCGCAACGCCGCGGCTGGCTCGCTGCGCCAGAAGGACCCGCGGGTCACCGCGACCCGCGCGCTCGGCATGGTCTGCCACGGCATCGGCGAGCGCCGCGGGTTCGAGCCGAAGGCGCAGTCGCACGCCTACCGCGCGCTGGCGGCCTGGGGCCTGCCGGTGAGCGAGCAGGTCCGGGTGGTGCCGACGCTGAGGGAGGTCGAGGCCTACATCGACAATGCCGGGGCCAACCGGCACACGATCGTGCCCTACGAGATCGACGGCGTCGTGGTGAAGGTCGACGACGTCTCGCTGCAGCGCCGGCTCGGCTCCACCAGCCGCGCGCCCCGGTGGGCGATCGCCTTCAAGTACCCGCCCGAGGAGGTCAACACCGAGCTGTTGGAGATCCGCGTCAACGTCGGGCGCACCGGCCGGGTGACGCCGTACGCCGTGATGGTGCCGACGCGGGTGGCCGGCTCCACCGTCGAGAACGCGACCTTGCACAACTACTACGAGGTCGAGCGCAAGGACGTGCGCCCGGGCGACACGGTCATCCTGCGCAAGGCCGGCGACGTGATCCCCGAGGTCCTCGGCCCGGTGCTCGCGATGCGCCCCGAGGGGCTGCCCGCCTGGGTCGGGCCCACCGAGTGCCCGGCGTGCGGGACGCCCCTGGTCGAGCAGAAGGAGGGCGACAAGGACCGCCGCTGCCCGAACCACGAGAAGTGCCCCGCGCAGGTCCGCGAGCGGGTCTTCCACGTGGCCGGCCGGGGCGCCTTCGACATCGAGGGGCTCGGCTACGAGGCCGCGACCGCGCTGCTCGACGCGCACGTGATCGACAACGAGGGCGACGTCTTCGACCTCACCGCCGATCAGCTCCGGCAGGCGCCGCTGTTCACCCGCGCGCCGAAGAAGGGGGAGGAGGGCCCACAGCTCACCGCCAACGGCGCCAAGCTGCTGGCCAACCTCGCGGAGCGCAAGCAGGTGCCGCTGTGGCGGGTGCTGGTCGCGCTCTCGATCCGCCACGTCGGGCCGACCGCGGCCCGGGCGCTGGCCACCGAGTTCGGCTCGATGGTGGCGATCCGGGCGGCCAGCGAGGAGCAGCTGGCGGCCGCCGAGGGCGTCGGCCCGACCATCGCCGAGGCCGTCATCGAGTGGTTCAAGGAGCCCTGGCACGTCGAGATCGTGGAGAAGTGGGAGCGCGCCGGCGTCACGATGGCCGACGAGCGCGACGAGTCGGTGCCGCGCACCCTCGAGGGCCTCACCATCGTGGTCACCGGGTCGCTGGAGGACTTCAGCCGCGACTCCGCCAAGGAGGCGATCCTGGCCCGCGGGGGCAAGGCCTCCGGCTCGGTGTCGAAGAAGACCGACTACGTCGTGATCGGCGAGAACGCCGGGTCGAAGGCCGACAAGGCCGAGCAGCTCGGCCTCACGATCCTCGACGAGGCCGGCTTCAAGACCCTGCTCGAGGGTGGTCCAGCGGCGCTGTGA
- a CDS encoding AAA family ATPase: protein MVMPPDATAGGPSDGCRVLIAGRSGSGKTTLGARLATVLGVPHVELDALHHGPAWTPRPEFLADVDRLTATGGWVAEWQYAAARPLLAARADVLVWLDLPFPLTLARLVRRTVRRRVRREVLWNGNVEPPLRTIWTDPEHVVRYMVTHRRKFHELVPAALAAHPQLRLVRLRSPREVESWLAADAPGLTAPLDHPRAGS, encoded by the coding sequence ATGGTGATGCCTCCCGATGCCACGGCCGGCGGCCCGAGCGACGGGTGCCGGGTCCTCATCGCCGGTCGCAGCGGGTCGGGCAAGACCACCCTGGGGGCTCGGCTCGCCACCGTGCTCGGGGTGCCGCACGTCGAGCTCGACGCGCTGCACCACGGTCCGGCCTGGACCCCGCGCCCGGAGTTCCTCGCCGACGTCGACCGGCTGACCGCGACCGGTGGCTGGGTGGCCGAGTGGCAGTACGCCGCCGCGCGGCCGCTGCTGGCCGCACGCGCCGACGTCCTGGTGTGGCTGGACCTGCCGTTCCCGCTGACCCTCGCGCGTCTGGTGCGGCGCACGGTACGGCGCCGGGTGCGGCGCGAGGTGCTGTGGAACGGCAACGTCGAGCCGCCGCTGCGCACCATCTGGACCGACCCCGAGCACGTGGTGCGCTACATGGTCACCCACCGGCGCAAGTTCCACGAGCTGGTGCCCGCGGCGCTCGCCGCCCACCCGCAGTTGCGGCTGGTGCGGCTCCGCTCGCCCCGCGAGGTCGAGAGCTGGCTGGCCGCGGACGCGCCCGGGCTCACAGCGCCGCTGGACCACCCTCGAGCAGGGTCTTGA
- the gatC gene encoding Asp-tRNA(Asn)/Glu-tRNA(Gln) amidotransferase subunit GatC — protein MPEISRDEVAHLADLARIDLSDAELDHLAPQLSVILESVASISGVAGEDVPPTSHPLPLTNVFREDVVRPGLTAEQALSGAPESEQQRFSVPRILGDEQ, from the coding sequence ATGCCTGAGATCTCCCGAGACGAGGTCGCGCACCTGGCCGACCTCGCCCGGATCGACCTGTCCGATGCCGAGCTCGACCACCTCGCCCCGCAGCTGTCGGTGATCCTCGAGTCGGTCGCCTCGATCAGCGGCGTGGCCGGCGAGGACGTGCCTCCGACCTCCCACCCGCTGCCCCTGACCAACGTGTTCCGCGAGGACGTCGTGCGCCCCGGCCTCACGGCCGAGCAGGCGCTCTCCGGCGCCCCCGAGTCCGAGCAGCAGCGGTTCTCCGTGCCGCGCATCCTGGGAGACGAGCAGTGA
- the gatA gene encoding Asp-tRNA(Asn)/Glu-tRNA(Gln) amidotransferase subunit GatA: MSDPTTDWTRRSAAELADALAAGEVTSVELTQAHLARIAAVDGDAEAGVHAFLHVDAEGALASARESDARRAAGTPASYLDGVPVAVKDVLTTEGLPTTCGSKILDGWVPPYDATVVAKLKAAGLPILGKTNMDEFAMGSSTEHSAYGPTRNPWDQTRIPGGSGGGSAAAVAAFEAPLAIGTDTGGSIRQPGAVTGTVGVKPTYGGISRYGLVAMANSLDQVGPVTRTVLDSALLHELLGGHDPLDSTSIDQPVPALVEAARQGAAGDLSGLRVGVIKELQGEGYQAGVQARFQESLDLLVKAGAEIVEVSCPSLVHALATYYLIMPCEASSNLAKFDAMRYGLRVLPEGIDDPSAEDVMRASRDAGFGDEVKRRIILGTYALSSGYYDAYYGTAQKVRTLITRDFEAAFEVADVLVSPTAPTTAFKLGEKLDDPLAMYLNDLATIPANLAGVPGISLPSGLADEDGLPAGFQILAPALADDRLYRVGAALEAALTEQWGGPLLDRAPALDERQEIAR, encoded by the coding sequence GTGAGCGACCCGACCACCGACTGGACCCGCCGCTCCGCGGCCGAGCTCGCCGACGCCCTCGCGGCCGGGGAGGTGACCTCGGTCGAGCTGACCCAGGCGCACCTCGCCCGGATCGCCGCGGTCGACGGCGACGCCGAGGCCGGCGTCCACGCCTTCCTGCACGTCGACGCCGAGGGCGCCCTGGCGAGCGCCCGCGAGTCCGACGCGCGCCGCGCGGCCGGCACCCCCGCCTCCTACCTCGACGGCGTGCCGGTCGCGGTCAAGGACGTGCTGACCACCGAGGGCCTGCCGACCACCTGCGGCTCGAAGATCCTCGACGGCTGGGTGCCGCCGTACGACGCCACGGTCGTCGCGAAGCTCAAGGCCGCGGGCCTGCCGATCCTGGGCAAGACCAACATGGACGAGTTCGCGATGGGCTCCTCCACCGAGCACTCCGCCTACGGCCCCACCCGCAACCCGTGGGACCAGACCCGGATCCCGGGCGGCTCCGGTGGCGGCTCGGCCGCGGCCGTCGCCGCCTTCGAGGCCCCGCTCGCGATCGGCACCGACACCGGCGGCTCGATCCGCCAGCCCGGCGCCGTCACCGGCACGGTCGGCGTGAAGCCGACGTACGGCGGGATCTCGCGCTACGGCCTCGTCGCGATGGCCAACAGCCTCGACCAGGTCGGCCCGGTCACCCGGACGGTCCTGGACTCCGCGCTGCTGCACGAGCTGCTCGGCGGTCACGACCCGCTCGACTCCACCTCGATCGACCAGCCGGTCCCGGCGCTCGTCGAGGCGGCCCGCCAGGGCGCGGCCGGCGACCTGTCCGGCCTGCGCGTCGGCGTCATCAAGGAGCTGCAGGGCGAGGGCTACCAGGCCGGCGTCCAGGCCCGGTTCCAGGAGTCGCTGGACCTGCTGGTCAAGGCCGGCGCCGAGATCGTCGAGGTGTCCTGCCCGAGCTTAGTGCACGCGCTGGCGACCTACTACCTGATCATGCCGTGCGAGGCGTCGAGCAACCTGGCGAAGTTCGACGCGATGCGCTACGGCCTGCGGGTGCTGCCCGAGGGGATCGACGACCCGTCCGCGGAGGACGTGATGCGCGCCAGCCGCGACGCCGGCTTCGGCGACGAGGTCAAGCGCCGCATCATCCTGGGCACCTACGCGCTGTCCAGCGGTTACTACGACGCCTACTACGGCACCGCGCAGAAGGTCCGCACACTCATCACCCGCGACTTCGAGGCCGCCTTCGAGGTCGCCGACGTGCTGGTGTCGCCGACCGCGCCGACCACCGCCTTCAAGCTGGGCGAGAAGCTCGACGACCCGCTGGCGATGTACCTCAACGACCTGGCCACCATCCCCGCCAACCTGGCCGGCGTCCCGGGCATCTCGCTGCCCAGCGGACTGGCCGACGAGGACGGGCTGCCCGCCGGGTTCCAGATCCTGGCGCCGGCCCTGGCCGACGACCGCCTCTACCGCGTCGGCGCCGCCCTCGAGGCCGCGCTGACCGAGCAGTGGGGCGGTCCGCTGCTGGACCGTGCCCCGGCTCTCGACGAGCGACAGGAGATCGCGCGATGA